The Hippoglossus hippoglossus isolate fHipHip1 chromosome 16, fHipHip1.pri, whole genome shotgun sequence genomic sequence GTGCTGTTAGGGTTTGATGTTTGATGGTACTGTTATAGTAGAAGAGCCAAAGCAGTGTATCTACACTTATCAGAATATAACATATTCaatatctacctactaattcttAAAttgtctgtccttctgtctaTCGGTCTGTTTGACTGTATGTGGAACTCATATCTTGCAAACTTCAGCGAAGTTAGATCTGAAGATTGTATCGATTGCGTCAATAGTTCTATATAGCTGACatgtaatgaatgaaaaaatagcaccagttaagtaaatcattaaACTTAAAAGAccaacacgtgaacagtaataaagcaaattcagtttcatttcatgaaatacattgactataaaatgattacagataaaccaggtaggattaGAACAGTAACTagttattttaatttgacactgaatgtaaaatgcagggaattttgcattttaataaaCATGCTGCAATAAAGGCCATTGTCTGTTACAGACCAGTAGAGGTTAATCAATGCATTATGAGACCTACTTTATGAATAAGGACCCTCCCAGATGTGATCATGACCTGCAGACAACATAAACCATTGGATAAACCAATTCTACAACAACTATTAGTGTAATTTAGTTGGATCAACACTCACGGGGGATGTTAATGGCCCCGGGGATGAAGCCGTACTCTCTGAGCTCCCAGGTCTCCCTGACATCTATAACCACAGCTTTTTTGCCGGCCAGGAGCTGCTTCAGCTGCTCGTAGGTCACATCTGTGCTGGGTGGCGCTGAAGTGAACCCCCTGCACAGAAGCAACtctgtgtctgaaaacaaaacaagcaaaacatGTGACATGTATGCAAATATGTATAGGATAAGATTAGAAGAGTTACAGCAGCAAATAAGACAGTCAGAAAATAGacatcagtaaaagtaataaataggTAAAAATGCAATATAAACGCTAGGCAATATAACCAGTACTAACAGTTACAGTGTTAACAGTATACAGTGTACACAGAATATATGCAGTGAAACAGGATTGCACGTCAGCCATTGACTTGCAAGGATAGAGACgagtgttgttattgttgtgatGTGAAACATTATGAAACCTGATAGTGAGCAGACACTCGTGTGGACGGTGGACAAGCTGACAAATGAACACAGTTCTAAATGTGAAACTCACTTCTGCAGCCGGGGGGAGTGTGATCGATGCCGGACACAGAGCTCCTTCCTCCCGGCACAGAAGCACCGGGCTGGACGCTCCTCCGCCACAGCAGCCGAGGGACCACTCCCGTGAACCTCCAGCACCGTGTGAGAGCCATGTGTGGTGACTTTAGCCTCTATACCTGCACAGAATCAACATGGAGCCCCAGCGTCACTATGGAGCTGAGTGGCAGAGTCACACTGGTCAGGTTCACCCTCAAACTGGTGACCTGCGCCTGCGCTACAGTACGGATCACC encodes the following:
- the tstd3 gene encoding thiosulfate sulfurtransferase/rhodanese-like domain-containing protein 3; translated protein: MALTRCWRFTGVVPRLLWRRSVQPGASVPGGRSSVSGIDHTPPGCRNTELLLCRGFTSAPPSTDVTYEQLKQLLAGKKAVVIDVRETWELREYGFIPGAINIPLGQVNTALQLGPEDFREKYGGEMPEQTDNIVFTCLAGIRSEKAVKEAASLGYKDIYHYPGGWKDWATNEHHN